TCTTCGTGCTTGTCTAAAGTCGTTCTGCAAGACAGGAAGCGCCCCCATGGTTCCCACTAAAACGACCGGTATACCGATCGTATTTATAAGCGTAACAAAGAAATTCAACATCTTTTCCGCTCCGCCGCTCTTCGCCATGCTCAAATGCTGAATCTCATCAATTACGAGAACTCCAATACAATGAAGGGCCGCCAGTTGCGCCATATGATGAATCATGGCATCTAACGGCATGCGGCTGCTGGCAAATTTACTTCTATAATTAGTCCCGAGGATTTCATCGACCGTTTCAAAAAATCGCCGACACAGCCCGCCTAAAGAACCATCAAACGGGCAATCCAACTTTAACCAAACAATTTGATATAGTTCTATTTCCTGTTCATGAATAATCAGTTGCGGATAAAGGAGAAGTATCCTCTCAATTCCCATTGTTTTTCCTACGCCAGACGGCCCAATAATCGAAAACGATGCTGCCGTATGCGACAAATCTTTAGGAAGTTCATACTGTCCTACTTGCAACAATTGCTTGCGGATCCTGTTCAATTCTTTAATTCTATCGATCCCTAATGGATTTCGGCCAATATACCCTTGCCGAACCAGCCTTGACAATCGGCTCTCTAGATCGCAATGAACTGGCAGTGGTTGAAAAAAGAAATTCAACAATTGGCTGTGAGCAGAATGAATACGTTGCACACTCGGCAACAACCTTTCACTTTCTTCGTACTCTGGGGTTCGAACTAACAGCTCCATGGCTTCAATATCTTCCCATAACGGAGGCAAAGCTTCAATCAACGGATTCCCTTCATACGCTTTTACTTTGGTCTCAATA
This genomic window from uncultured Anaeromusa sp. contains:
- a CDS encoding ATP-binding protein; the protein is MIEALPPLWEDIEAMELLVRTPEYEESERLLPSVQRIHSAHSQLLNFFFQPLPVHCDLESRLSRLVRQGYIGRNPLGIDRIKELNRIRKQLLQVGQYELPKDLSHTAASFSIIGPSGVGKTMGIERILLLYPQLIIHEQEIELYQIVWLKLDCPFDGSLGGLCRRFFETVDEILGTNYRSKFASSRMPLDAMIHHMAQLAALHCIGVLVIDEIQHLSMAKSGGAEKMLNFFVTLINTIGIPVVLVGTMGALPVLQNDFRQARRGTGVGCLVWEALESGVQWDILMDSMWKYQWTKMEFSCTEEMKALFYEESQGIVDVAVKLFLLSQLRAIAHRIEIVTTELVIDTAKEHFKLMKPMLEALKTKNPHELAKYPDMQPLDISEAIARYKNVSILKEKTKKSLPQRSSWDSKCSKFLLNRGFEEAIIIKALQQVSSQKNGFSLYEEWENLVLRCCATLKAAMVAGNSKKERRKKESAGTEPGILLQLYAKRNNKSSYEVLNENGYIKGPLSEFSW